CGCTGCGGATCGCCCTGATCCTGGGGCGTCTGGCTGACGGTGATACCCAGTCCTGACCTTTTGTGGGACATCAACAATTACCCCGACCGTTCTTGGTCCCTGTCCCCACGGGCGGCAGGGTCCATCCACAAGAGAGAGTGTGAGGGTGCTCGTACTCGTCGCTCCCGGCCAAGGCGCTCAGACGCCCGGCTTCCTGACTCCCTGGCTCGACCTCCCCGGCGCCGCCGACCGCGTCGCCGCCTGGTCCGACGCCATCAAGCTGGACCTCGCGCGCTACGGCACGACGGCCGACGCCGAGGAGATCCGCGACACCGCGGTCGCCCAGCCCCTGCTGGTCGCCGCCGGTCTGCTGTCCGCGTCCGCGCTGGGTTCCACCTCGGTCTTCGGTGCCGTCGCCGGCCACAGCGTCGGTGAGATCACCGCCGCGGCCATCGCCGGCGTGCTGCCCGAGCAGGACGCGCTGTCGTTCGTCCGGACCCGCGGGCTGGGCATGGCGCAGGCCGCCGCCGTCACCGAGACGGGCATGGCCGCGGTGCTCGGCGGGGACCCCGCCGCTGTCGTCGCACACCTGGAGAAGCTCGGCCTGACCCCGGCCAACATCAACGGCGCGGGCCAGATCGTGGCCGCCGGCACGATGGAGCAGATCGAAGCCCTGCAGGCCGACAAGCCCGAGGGTTCCATGAAGGTCGTTCCGCTCAAGGTGGCGGGCGCCTTCCACACGCACCACATGGCCCCCGCGGTCGCCGAACTGGAGAAGGCCGCCGAGGCTCTTTCCCCGGCCGACCCGGCCCTGAAGTACGTCTCGAACAAGGACGGCCGCGTCGTCACCACGGGCGCCGACGTCGTCGCCCGCCTGGTGGGCCAGGTCGCGAACCCGGTCCGCTGGGACCTGTGCATGGAGACGTTCGCCGAGCTGGGCGTCACGGGGATCATCGAACTGTCCCCCGGTGGCACCCTGACGGGTCTGGCCAAGCGCGCGCTGAAGGGCGTACCGAGCGTGGCGCTGAAGACCCCGGACGATCTCGAAAAGGCCGCGGCGCTGGTCGCCGAACTGACGGCCTGAGAGAAGGAGCCCACACAGCATGTCCAAGATCAAGCCGGCCAAGGGCTCCCCCTACGCCCGCATCCTCGGAGTCGGCGGCTACCGCCCGACCCGTGTGGTGCCCAACGAGGTCATCCTCAAGACCATCGACTCGTCCGACGAGTGGATCCGCTCCCGCTCCGGCATCGCGACCCGGCACTGGGCCTCGCCCCAGGAGACCGTCGCCGCCATGTCGGTGGAGGCCTCGGGCAAGGCGCTGGCCGACGCCGGCGTCGCCCCCGAGCAGATCGGTGCGGTGATCGTCTCCACGGTCTCGCACTTCAAGCAGACCCCGGCCGTCGCGACCGAGATCGCCCACCGGGTCGGCGCGGTCAAGCCCGCCGCCTTCGACATCTCCGCGGGCTGTGCCGGCTTCGGCTACGGCCTGACCCTCGCCAAGGGCATGGTGGTGGAGGGTTCCGCGGAGTACGTCCTCGTCATCGGCGTGGAGCGGCTTTCGGACCTGACGGACCTGGAGGACCGCGCGACGGCCTTCCTGTTCGGCGACGGCGCCGGCGCCGTGGTCGTCGGCCCCTCGGACGAGCCGGCCATCGGCCCCACGGTGTGGGGTTCGGAGGGCGACAAGTCCGACACGATCAAGCAGACCGTGCCGTGGGACGAGTACCTCGGCAAGGACGCCGGAGAGAAGTTCCCGGCCATCACGCAGGAGGGTCAGGCGGTCTTCCGCTGGGCCGTCTTCGAGATGGCCAAGGTGGCCCAGCAGGCGCTCGACGCGGCCGGGATCACCGCCCAGGACCTGGACGTCTTCATCCCGCACCAGGCGAACATGCGGATCATCGACTCGATGGTGAAGACTCTCAAGCTGCCGGAGCACGTCACGGTCGCCCGCGACGTGGAGACCACCGGCAACACGTCGGCCGCCTCGATCCCGCTCGCCATGGAGCGGCTCCTGGCGACCGGAGCGGCGAAGAGCGGCGACACCGCGCTCGTCATCGGCTTCGGGGCGGGGCTCGTCTACGCCGCGACGGTCGTTACCCTCCCCTAGGGCCGGGATCCACATCCCGGTCTTCCTACCCAGTTACCCACAGAAGGAGCGCCACATGGCCGCCACGCAGCAGGAGATCGTCGAGGGCCTCGCCGAGATCGTCAACGAGATCGCGGGCATCCCGGTCGAGGACGTCGAGATCGACAAGTCCTTCACCGACGACCTGGACGTCGACTCGCTGTCCATGGTCGAGGTCGTCGTCGCCGCCGAAGAGCGCTTCGACGTCAAGATCCCGGACGAGGACGTCAAGAACCTCAAGACGGTCGGCGACGCCGCCGAGTACATCCTGAAGCACCAGGCCTGAGCCTGACGAGCGTTTGTCGCCACCCCGCGGTGGCGCCGTGACAATTCAGCACCCCCTGAGACGTGGAGAAAGAATTCCTGTGAGCCCGACCAATCGCACCGTGGTCGTCACCGGTATCGGCGCAACCACTCCGCTGGGTGGCGACAGCGCTTCGACCTGGGAAGGTCTGCTCGCCGGCCGTTCCGGCGTCAAGCCCCTGGAGGGCGAGCGCTTCGCCGAACTCCCGGTACGTATCGCCGCCCCTGTCGCCGTGGACCCGAGTGAGGTCCTGCCCCGGCCGCTGGCCCGCAAGCTCGACCGCTCGGCGCAGTTCGCCGTCATCGCGGCCCGCGAGGCGTGGGCCGACGCCGGCTACACCGCTCCGGCCGGCGAGGACGAGCAGATCGCGCCCGACCGGCTCGGCACCGTGATCGCTTCCGGCATCGGCGGTGTCACGACGCTGCTCGACCAGTACGACGTACTGAAGGAAAAGGGTGTGCGCCGGGTCTCCCCGCACACCGTCCCCATGCTCATGCCGAACGGCCCGTCGGCCAACGTCGGCCTGGAGGTCAACGCCCAGGCCGGCGTGCACACGCCGGTCAGCGCCTGCGCGTCCGGCGCCGAGGCCATCGGCTACGCCGTCGAGATGATCCGCACCGGCCGCGCCGACGTGGTCGTCGCGGGCGGCACCGAGGCCGCGATCCACCCGCTGCCGATCGCCGCCTTCGCCAACATGATGGCGATGTCGAAGAACAACGAGAGCCCGCAGACGGCCTCCCGTCCGTACGACAAGGCCCGTGACGGCTTCGTCCTCGGCGAGGGCGCGGGCGTCGTCATCCTGGAGTCGGCCGAGCACGCCGCGCGGCGCGGCGCCCGGGTCTACTGCGAGGTGCTGGGCCAGGGTCTCTCCGCGGACAGCCACCACATCGCACAGCCGGAGCCGACCGGCCGCGGTGTCGCGGCCGCGGTGCAGAACCTGCTCGACAACACGGGTCTGGACCCGGCCGAGCTGGTCCACGTCAACGCGCACGCCACGTCCACCCCGCAGGGTGACACGGCCGAGATCAAGGCCCTGCGCAAGGTCCTGGGCGACGACCTCGACCACATCGCGATCTCCGCGACCAAGTCGATGACCGGTCACCTGCTGGGTGGCGCGGGCGGTATCGAGACCGTCGCGACCGTGCTGGCGCTCCACCACCGGCTGGCCCCGCCGACGATCAACGTCGACGCGCTCGACGACGACATCGACGCGGACATCGTCGTCGGCGAGCCGCGCAAGCTGCCGGCCGACGGCCCGATCTCCGCGATCAACAACTCCTTCGGCTTCGGCGGCCACAACGTCACGCTGGCGTTCCGCACCGTCCAGTAGCCGTCCGAGACACGGCAGAAGGCCCACCCGGGTGACCGGGTGGGCCTTTCGCATCGGGCGGGGGTGCCGCTCAGACCACCTGGTGGAGCCAGCGGACGGGCGCGCCCTCGCCCGCGTGCCGGAAGGGCTCCAGCTCGTCGTCCCAGGGCTTGCCGAGCAGTTTGGCGATCTCCGCCTCCAGCTCGGTCTCACCGCGTGCCGACCGGGCCAGGGCGGCGCGCAGCCGGTCCTCCGGGATCAGGATGTCGCCGTGCAGTCCGGTGACGGCGTGGAAGATGCCGAGCTCCGGGGTGGAGCTGTAGCGCTCGCCCTCGGCGGTCGGACAGGGATCCGCGGTCACCTCGAAGCGCAGCAGGTGCCAGCCGCGCAGCGCGGAGGCGAGTTTCGAGGCGGTGCCCGCTTCGGCCTGCCAGGAGAACTCGGCTCTCCACGTGCCCGGGGAGGCGGGCTGCCTGATCCAGTCGAGGTTCACCCGCACCCCGAGCACGCCCGCTACGGCCCATTCCACATGCGGGCAGAGCGCGCGCGGTGCGGAATGCACGTACAGAACTCCACGTGTCGTCACCGGGACCTCCAGTGGTGGACGAGGTCGGGAATAAACTCCAGAAAACGGACAGTTTGTGACGTGATGTAATGTAACGGAAATTATTTGACATTGCGCTGCGGGGGCCTGCGGCCGAAACGCCACGGGGAAAAGCTACCGTGCGTCAGGGGTCCCGGTGTGACGTACGGTCGCTCCGAGGCAGGTAAACACAGAGCTTTCACTCAGCAGGACCCCCGCTCGGCCCGGGGGCCACAAGGAGGGGTCCTTCCCATGCGCACCACCGCCGCCGCCCGCCGCGCGCACCGTACTCTCGCGGGGGCGGGCACGGCGGTGGCGCTGCTGGCCGGGGTTCTGAGCGGGTGTCAGTCGGGTGGCCCCTCGTCCGACCGCGGCGAGCGCGGAGCGCAGTCGGGGCCCCGCTGGAACACCGCTCCCACCTCGGTGGCGGCCGTCGGCGACTCCATCACGCGCGGCTTCGACGCCTGTTCGGTCCTGGCCGACTGCCCCGAGGTCTCCTGGGCCACCGGCAACGACCCGGCGGTCCGCTCCCTCGCCAGCCGGCTGCTCGGGGACGCGGCGGTGCCCGAGCGCAGCTGGAACCACGCGGTGACCGGCTCGCGGATGGCCGACCTGCCGGCCCAGCTGGCGGCGGCCGCCGCGCACAAGCCCGACCTGGTCACGGTGATGGTGGGGTCGAACGACGCCTGCCGCCCCACCGCTTCGTCGATGACGCCGGTGGCGGAGTTCCGGTCGGGTTTCGAGCAGGCCCTCGCGCAGTTGCGGGCCGCGTCCCCGGCCTCCCAGGTGTACGTCTCCAGCGTGCCGGACCTGCAACGGCTGTGGGAGCAGGGCAAGGACCTCCCGATGGTGCGCCAGGTGTGGAAGCTGGGCATCTGCCAGTCGATGCTCGCCGATCCGCTGTCGCTGGCCACGGGGGCCACGGCCCGGCGCGAGCAGGTGCGGGCTCGGGTGGTGGAGTACAACGAGGTGCTGCGCGAGGTCTGCGGGAAGGACCCGCTGTGCCGCTACGACGGGGGCGCGGTCTTCCAGTACCCCTTCGCGGCGGAGCAGTTGAGCCGCTGGGACTGGTTCCATCCGGGCAAGGACGGCCAGGCGAGGCTGGCGGAACTGGCGCACCGCCAGGTGACGGCCGCCGAGCCGCCGCGTTGACGTCCGCATGCGCGCGGGGTCCGGGAGCGGGTGCCGGGGCCCGCTCCCGGACCGGCTCTCAGGGGTGACTTCCGGCCATACGGCGTGTCACGCGATGTGGAGCGTCGCGGTCAGCCGGGTGTCGCCGTGCGCGTGGCTCGCGCGGACCTCGTAGGCACCGCCGACCCGCCGCCAGCCGCGCACCTCCTCGTCCCAGATCTCGAAGGCCCTGGCGGGCAGCGCGATCTCCGTCTCGACGCTCTCGCCGGGGCCCGCGGCGACGCTCGCGAAGCCCGCCAGCCAGCTCGCCGGGCGCTCCGCGGTGTCCCGGACGGGCGCCAGGTAGACCTGGACGACCTCGCGGCCCGGCCTGGTGCCGGTGTTGGTGAGGCGGACCCGTACGGTGTCGCCGGCGGCCTCCAGGGACTCGTACGCCCACTCGGTGTAGCCGAGGCCGTGCCCGAAGGGGTAGGCGGGGGCGATGCCCCGCCGCTCGTAGGCCCGGTACCCGATGTAGAGGCCCTCGCCGTACTCCAGGCGGCCGTCCGCGGGGACGACCTCGGTCACGGGCGCGTCGGCGAGCCGCGCGGGCCAGGTCGTGGGCAGCCGGCCGCCCGGCTCCGCGTCCCCGAGGAGTACGTCGGCCAGCGCGGCCCCGCCCTCCTGCCCGGGGAACCAGGTGAGCAGGACGGCGGCGACGTCCTCGCGCCAGGGGAGTTCCACCGGGGAGCCGGCGTTGACGACGACCACGGTGTTCGGGTTGACGGCGGCGACCGCCCGCACCAGGTCGTCCTGGCGGCCCGGGAGGGCGAGGTCGCCGCGGTCGAAGCCCTCGGACTCCACCCGCTCGGTGGTGGCGACGACCACCACGGCGGTGTCGGCCGCGCGGGCGGCCGCGACCGCCTCCGCGATCAGCTCGTCGGGGTCGCGCCGCGGGCCGAGGTGGAGCAGCGAGAACACGATCGCCCTGAGC
This DNA window, taken from Streptomyces sp. TN58, encodes the following:
- a CDS encoding ACP S-malonyltransferase, with the protein product MLVLVAPGQGAQTPGFLTPWLDLPGAADRVAAWSDAIKLDLARYGTTADAEEIRDTAVAQPLLVAAGLLSASALGSTSVFGAVAGHSVGEITAAAIAGVLPEQDALSFVRTRGLGMAQAAAVTETGMAAVLGGDPAAVVAHLEKLGLTPANINGAGQIVAAGTMEQIEALQADKPEGSMKVVPLKVAGAFHTHHMAPAVAELEKAAEALSPADPALKYVSNKDGRVVTTGADVVARLVGQVANPVRWDLCMETFAELGVTGIIELSPGGTLTGLAKRALKGVPSVALKTPDDLEKAAALVAELTA
- the fabF gene encoding beta-ketoacyl-ACP synthase II → MSPTNRTVVVTGIGATTPLGGDSASTWEGLLAGRSGVKPLEGERFAELPVRIAAPVAVDPSEVLPRPLARKLDRSAQFAVIAAREAWADAGYTAPAGEDEQIAPDRLGTVIASGIGGVTTLLDQYDVLKEKGVRRVSPHTVPMLMPNGPSANVGLEVNAQAGVHTPVSACASGAEAIGYAVEMIRTGRADVVVAGGTEAAIHPLPIAAFANMMAMSKNNESPQTASRPYDKARDGFVLGEGAGVVILESAEHAARRGARVYCEVLGQGLSADSHHIAQPEPTGRGVAAAVQNLLDNTGLDPAELVHVNAHATSTPQGDTAEIKALRKVLGDDLDHIAISATKSMTGHLLGGAGGIETVATVLALHHRLAPPTINVDALDDDIDADIVVGEPRKLPADGPISAINNSFGFGGHNVTLAFRTVQ
- a CDS encoding DUF3145 domain-containing protein, encoding MTTRGVLYVHSAPRALCPHVEWAVAGVLGVRVNLDWIRQPASPGTWRAEFSWQAEAGTASKLASALRGWHLLRFEVTADPCPTAEGERYSSTPELGIFHAVTGLHGDILIPEDRLRAALARSARGETELEAEIAKLLGKPWDDELEPFRHAGEGAPVRWLHQVV
- a CDS encoding ketoacyl-ACP synthase III, whose translation is MSKIKPAKGSPYARILGVGGYRPTRVVPNEVILKTIDSSDEWIRSRSGIATRHWASPQETVAAMSVEASGKALADAGVAPEQIGAVIVSTVSHFKQTPAVATEIAHRVGAVKPAAFDISAGCAGFGYGLTLAKGMVVEGSAEYVLVIGVERLSDLTDLEDRATAFLFGDGAGAVVVGPSDEPAIGPTVWGSEGDKSDTIKQTVPWDEYLGKDAGEKFPAITQEGQAVFRWAVFEMAKVAQQALDAAGITAQDLDVFIPHQANMRIIDSMVKTLKLPEHVTVARDVETTGNTSAASIPLAMERLLATGAAKSGDTALVIGFGAGLVYAATVVTLP
- a CDS encoding acyl carrier protein, coding for MAATQQEIVEGLAEIVNEIAGIPVEDVEIDKSFTDDLDVDSLSMVEVVVAAEERFDVKIPDEDVKNLKTVGDAAEYILKHQA
- a CDS encoding SGNH/GDSL hydrolase family protein: MRTTAAARRAHRTLAGAGTAVALLAGVLSGCQSGGPSSDRGERGAQSGPRWNTAPTSVAAVGDSITRGFDACSVLADCPEVSWATGNDPAVRSLASRLLGDAAVPERSWNHAVTGSRMADLPAQLAAAAAHKPDLVTVMVGSNDACRPTASSMTPVAEFRSGFEQALAQLRAASPASQVYVSSVPDLQRLWEQGKDLPMVRQVWKLGICQSMLADPLSLATGATARREQVRARVVEYNEVLREVCGKDPLCRYDGGAVFQYPFAAEQLSRWDWFHPGKDGQARLAELAHRQVTAAEPPR